The DNA sequence TAATCCGGCAATAGAAAAACAAGGCACCATTACCTATATAGAAAGTTATATTCCGCTTCATGGTAATAAAAAAACACAGTGTTTAATTATACAGTGGCTTGCACCCAATATTGCAATCTTACAACAAAAACATGATGCACTTATAAAAACATTAATGCAAACTATTGCCATCGTTATTGCCACAACCATTATTATTATTGTTGGTATATCAATCATTCAGTCCTACCGCACAAAGTCACTTATACAGGAACTATCGCACAGTATTCAAAGCATTGCAACGGGCACTTTAGACATTTCCCTTAATGACAGCATTGATAATGAACTCAAAACTATCGCCACATCATTTAACAGCCTTGTGGAAAAGATGAAACACAGTGACCAGATGTTACACACAATTAAAGAAGAAACACTTACAGACATTTTTAAAAAAGGTGTTGGATTGCTGAAAGAAGGGAAGCTGGATGAAGCCCTGGCTTGTTTTACTGTGACCATACTGTATAAACCTCAAAGCTTTGCAAGTTATTTTAATGCTGGAGTGTGTTTAGCAAAAAAAAGGCAGTTTCATGATGCACTACAATACTTTGAAAATGCCAGAGAACTAAACCCTGACAATGAACTTGTCTTGCGCTATATTGAAAAAATAAAAGCAATACAATAATACTTTGCAGTAAATGAAAAACCTTCTTGAACAGAAAATAAAGAACCTGCCATTAAAACCCGGTGTATATCTTTTTATTAATCAAAAAAAAGAGATTATCTATATTGGCAAAGCTTCATCATTAAAGAAACGGGTTGCTTCGTACTTTCAGAAAAATTTAGATGCAAAAACACGTGTACTTGTTATGCATATAACTGATATTGACTATATTGTTACTCAAAGTGAAATTGAAGCCCTGCTATTAGAAAGCTCATTAATAAAGAAACACAAACCAAAATATAACATACAGCAGAAAGATGATAAGCGTTTTCCGTACATTGCTATTACGCTGCATGAAAAATTCCCGCGGGTGATTTTTACTCGCAGGATTTTTCATAATGGCGATAGATACTATGGACCCTACACTGATGCCCATGCTGCACGAAAGACAGTGGCACTGCTCAATAAAACATTTAAACTAAAAACATGCACCAAAGATATACCCTTAAAGCCGCATGAAAGGCCATGTCTTAATCATCAGATGGGACGATGTCAGGGTGTATGTACCGGTATTGTTACTGAAGATGAATATCGCAGCGTGATAGACACTGTAATGCAATTTTTGGATGGCACTATTGACCCGGTGCTTGAAAATCTTACGGCGCTTATGAATTCATATTCACAGGCAATGCGTTTTGAAAGCGCAGCTCAGGTACGCGACATGATATTTGACATTCAGAAGATGCTGCAAACACAGCATGTTGTCACACCATTAGGGCAAAATCAGGATTATATTGGCATTACCACCCACAAGGATGAAGCGTACATTCTGATTTTCCAGTTCAGGCATGGCAGCCTGACAGGCAAACGTATCTTTGTGTATAATAATGCTGAGTACACCAGCCGCTCTTCACTTATTGCACAGTTTATTGTTGAATACTATGCTACCAATGAACCACCACAAACCATTGTCATTCCTGACATGATTGAAGACAGGAATATAGTTGAAGAGTATTTAAGCTCTAAAACCTCACAGCCTGTACACACCATTACTCCCAGAACTGACCATGAAAAAGCTGTTATGCAAATGCTTCATAAGAATTTAGATCTGGCCATAGCTCAAAAGATTGCTCCAGGCTGGCAAAAAGCTCTATTTGAACTACAGGAAGTGTTAAAACTCCCAGCACTTCCCATGGATATAGAATGTTTTGATATATCAAACATTCAAGGCGCTTTTTCTGTTGCCTCTATGGTGCATTTTACTGACGGGATGCCAAACAAAAAGGAATACCGACGCTACCGCATCCGCGCCTATTCCAGGCCAGACGATCCCGGAATGATTCACGAGGTTGTGGGAAGGCGCTTGCAACACCTTTTAAATGAAGGATTACCCCTTCCTGACCTGCTTGTCATTGATGGCGGAAAGGGGCAACTTACCCGTGCCCGTGAGGTGATGGAAGCGTTAGAGTGCTCTGTCCCCGTTATAGCACTTGCAAAACGGTTAGAAGAAATTCACCTCCCACAGGGCAACCCCCTGCAACTTCCTAAGACATCACCTGCATTGAAACTACTGCAGGCCATCCGTGATGAAGCTCATCGCTTTGCTATAACCTATCACCGCAACCTTCGTGACAGGCAAATG is a window from the Spirochaetota bacterium genome containing:
- a CDS encoding tetratricopeptide repeat protein → MKKFFTVSFSKHFPLLIIVTISFCIIAVSFITIRTISRIYTTSLDYAHRATIEHIESMSMVLYNFLNKANIDNNTHEDKLFMAVKNNISVYTAYIVKPTDDDRNYTVTTVIKGKPQIKNLTRVDTSQEFLIRKGLAYVTINPAIEKQGTITYIESYIPLHGNKKTQCLIIQWLAPNIAILQQKHDALIKTLMQTIAIVIATTIIIIVGISIIQSYRTKSLIQELSHSIQSIATGTLDISLNDSIDNELKTIATSFNSLVEKMKHSDQMLHTIKEETLTDIFKKGVGLLKEGKLDEALACFTVTILYKPQSFASYFNAGVCLAKKRQFHDALQYFENARELNPDNELVLRYIEKIKAIQ
- the uvrC gene encoding excinuclease ABC subunit UvrC, encoding MKNLLEQKIKNLPLKPGVYLFINQKKEIIYIGKASSLKKRVASYFQKNLDAKTRVLVMHITDIDYIVTQSEIEALLLESSLIKKHKPKYNIQQKDDKRFPYIAITLHEKFPRVIFTRRIFHNGDRYYGPYTDAHAARKTVALLNKTFKLKTCTKDIPLKPHERPCLNHQMGRCQGVCTGIVTEDEYRSVIDTVMQFLDGTIDPVLENLTALMNSYSQAMRFESAAQVRDMIFDIQKMLQTQHVVTPLGQNQDYIGITTHKDEAYILIFQFRHGSLTGKRIFVYNNAEYTSRSSLIAQFIVEYYATNEPPQTIVIPDMIEDRNIVEEYLSSKTSQPVHTITPRTDHEKAVMQMLHKNLDLAIAQKIAPGWQKALFELQEVLKLPALPMDIECFDISNIQGAFSVASMVHFTDGMPNKKEYRRYRIRAYSRPDDPGMIHEVVGRRLQHLLNEGLPLPDLLVIDGGKGQLTRAREVMEALECSVPVIALAKRLEEIHLPQGNPLQLPKTSPALKLLQAIRDEAHRFAITYHRNLRDRQMTASVLDYISGVGPHYKKKLLQSFDTIEHIKQSNAETIAQKAKIPVTVAQKIYDFFHNEESN